One Candidatus Methylomirabilota bacterium genomic window, GGTCGTCGGGCGCTTGAAGCGGAACACGACCGTGTGGTCGTTGAGTGCCTTGACCTCCTCAACCTGGCGCCAGAACCCGGCCAGCGTCGCCGTCGATTCAGGACGCACCATCAAGGAGTGAGAATGGATGACGTCCTTGGCGGTCAGCGGCCCATATCCGTAGTGGAACTGAACACCCTTGCGCAAGGTGAACGTCCACTCCTTGAAGTCAGGGCTATTGGACCACTTCTCCGCCAGGCGGGGGGTGTACTGGCCCGTCTTGGGATCCACCTCGAGCAGGGTGTCCAGGAACGGGTCGTACTGCAGATGATCGGGGCGGGCGACCATCCAGAAGCGGTTGCTGTCCTCGAAGCCGGCGGACGCGAACACCAGCTTCTGGACCTTCGCGTCCTGGGCCAATCCCAACATTGGCATGGTTCCCAGGGCGAAGGCCGACGCCGCCAGCAGCCCCAGGGCAAGGGGAACGAGCCTCCGTCTCATCGGGCACCTCCTCCTACACGTTCCTGAGTTTGGGGTCGAGGTGGTCTCGGAGCCAGTCACCGAGAAGGTTCAGGGCGAGCACGGTCAACATGATGGCCAGCCCCGGGAACATCGAAACCCACCAGGCGGTGACGATCAGTTCTCGTCCATCCGCGATCATGAGGCCCCATGCCGGGGTGGGACGCGGGAGCCCTGCCCCCAGGAAGCTGAGCGCGGACTCGAGCAGGATGACGTATCCCACCTGGAGCGTGGCCAGGACGATCAGGGAGTTGACGACGTTGGGGAAGATGTAACGGGCCATGATGCGGGTGTGCGAGGCCCCGGCCACCCGCGCTCTCGCGATGAAGTCCCGCTCCTTGATGCTGAGGGTCTCCCCGCGAACCAGCCGCGCATAGCGCGCCCACAGGAGCACCACGAGCACGATGATCACCGTCCCGAAGCTGGGGCCCACCGCGGCGACCAGGACCAGGGCTAACAAGATCGTCGGTAAGGACAGCGAGATGTCCACCAGGCGCATGAGCACGGCGTCCACCCGTCCCCCGAAGTAGCCCGACATGATGCCCAGGCTGGTGCCGATGATGCCGCCGACGAAGATGGCCACCAGGGACACCGTGAGCGAGACCCGGGCGCCGTGGATCATCCGGCTCAGGATGTCGCGCCCGAGCTTGTCGGTGCCCAGGGGATGCTCGATGGTGCCGCCCTGCTCCCAGGCCGGCGGCGTCAACCGTTTGGCCAGGGCCCCCTTCAAGGGGTCGTAGGGCGCGATCTGCGCCGCAAACAGGGCGGGGATCACCATGAGGAACGTGAGAAGCGCGATTGGCACCAGCGGGTACCGCCTCGCCTGACGCATCGCCTGGGCAACCCTGGGCGGCGCATACCAGGGGAGTGTTCTCGCCGTCACCGTCGCCATGATTCAGCCTCCTTAGCAGTCCTCACTGATACCGGATCCGCGGGTCGAGGTAGGCATAGAGAATGTCGACCAC contains:
- a CDS encoding ABC transporter permease, with protein sequence MATVTARTLPWYAPPRVAQAMRQARRYPLVPIALLTFLMVIPALFAAQIAPYDPLKGALAKRLTPPAWEQGGTIEHPLGTDKLGRDILSRMIHGARVSLTVSLVAIFVGGIIGTSLGIMSGYFGGRVDAVLMRLVDISLSLPTILLALVLVAAVGPSFGTVIIVLVVLLWARYARLVRGETLSIKERDFIARARVAGASHTRIMARYIFPNVVNSLIVLATLQVGYVILLESALSFLGAGLPRPTPAWGLMIADGRELIVTAWWVSMFPGLAIMLTVLALNLLGDWLRDHLDPKLRNV